TCGTCGGTCGTGACACCCCGCACCGCGGCGTCTCGAAGCACTCGGTCGAGGTGTGCTGCCGACGGGCGCCGGCCGAGCTCGAAGGGCGCTGGCGCGAGAAGTCCTGGCCGAACGTGAAGACGCCCAGGACGCTGCTCGCCACACTGCCGACCGGGGCGTTCCCCGGGGTGGACACCACCGACGTGTACGAGTTCCTGGACGCGCACGCGCCGCGCTGAGACGCGTCGGGCGGCATCGACCCCGCATCAGCGGGGGTTGATCCAACATCGAACGGGTGTTAGGTTTTCGCGTGTCGGAGCGCTGCGATCGGCAGCGCCGTTCTCGATGAGGAGACACGATGAAGCGATGGATGAGCACGCTGGCGGCGATCGGACTCGTCGTCTCAGCAGTGGGGCTCGCCGGGCCCGCAGCGGCCGGCGGGGGACGACCGGGCACGGCCGAGCTGAACCGCTGGGCAGCGGACACCTGGCGATCCTTGGACGCGATGACCGACGAGCAGACCGGACTGCCGTCGGACAACATCACCGGTGATCTGCAGACGCCTGGCGCCTACACCTCGCCGACGAACATCGGCGGATACCTGTGGTCGACCGTCACTGCTCGCGATCTCGGGATCATCAGCGACGACGAGGCGAGTTCTCGTCTGTCGACCACCCTCGACACTCTCGCGAACCTCGAGCGGAACGAGGCGAGCGGCATGTTCTACAACTGGTACTCGCCGACGACGGGGGAGAAGCTCACCACCTGGCCGGACTCCGGCGATCCGGTGCATCCGTTCCTCAGCACGGTCGACAACGGCTGGCTCGCCGCAGCGCTGCGCATCGTCCGCGAGGCGGAACCGGAGCTCGCGTCAGAGGCCGACGCCCTGTACGACTCGATGGACTTCGCGGCGTTCTTCGACCCCGAGGGTGCGGCAGGTCTTCCGGCCGGCACGAATCGCGGCGGATTCTGGGATGCGGCACCGCCGGACTGCAGTGTCGAGGCTCCGATGTACAACGGATCGGGGGAGACCGCGTACTACACCTGCCACCACTACGACACGACCGTCAGCGAGAGCCGGATCGCGACCTACCTCGGCATCGCGAACGGGCAGATCCCGGCCACGGCCCTGTACGGCACGCACCGCACCATGCCTCCTGGCTGCGACTGGGCCTGGCAGGAGCAGCTGCCGCAGGGCGAGGTCCGCACCTACGACGGCGTCGAGGTCTGGGAGGGCACGTACTCGTACGACGGGATGTCGTTCGTGCCGAGCTGGGGTGGGAGCATGTTCGAGTCGCTGATGCCCGACCTCCTCGTGCCGGAGACCAAGTGGGGTCCGCGGTCGTGGAAGCTGAACCACCCGATCACGGTCGCCGTGCAGAAGCAGCACGGACTCGAGGAGGCCGGTTATGGCTACTGGGGATTCTCGCCCGCGAGCGACCCGTTCGGCGGGTACGCCGAGTACGGGGTGGACGTCGCCGGCATGCGGTCGGACGGCTACACCTCGGATGCCGAGAAGACGGATGTCGACATCGATCGCCCCGGGTGCGCGACCGGTACGAATCCCGCGCCGGAGTTCGGCGACGGGGTGGTGACGCCGCACGCGGCATTCCTGGCCCTGCCCTACGACCGCAAAGGTGCGCTGAAGAACCTGGAGGGCATCGAGGACGAGCTGGGCGCGTACGGCCCCGGCGGATTCTACGACGCCGTCGCGGTGCACAGCGGCACGATCGCCGACCGCTACCTCTCGCTCGATCAGTCGATGATCATGGCGGCGATCGGCAACGAACTCACGAAAGATACACTCAAGGCCTACTTCGTGGACCGCGAGATGGAGCAGCGCCTGCGGCCGGCGATGACGCAGCAGGTATTCGGCTCGTCGTGGGGAGCCGGAGGCGGCCACAAGGGCTGACGCTCCGCATCGCCCGCGTCACGGGAGGGAGTGGACGATGAGCACGGACGAGCGACCGGCCGCGGGGCGCGGACCCCGCGGCCCCTACGCCACGGGACAGGCGCGCAGACAGGCCATCGTCGATGAGGCGCTGGCGGTGTTCTCCCGCACGGGATTCAACGGCGGATCGCTGCGGGAGATCGCCAAGCGCGTCGGCATGACGCCGGCCGGCCTGCTGCATCACTTCGCCGGCAAGGAGGAGCTCTTCGCCGAAGTGCTCCACCAGCGCGACGAGAAGGTGCGAGAGGCCGCCGGGGACCCCGCGGAGCACACGCTGGTCGAGCAGGCCAGGCGGGTGGTCGCGCACAATCAGACGTCGCGAGGTCTGACCTCGCTCTACGCGATCGTCTCGGCGGAGGCGGTCGACCCCGAGCACCCCTCGCACGCGGACTTCGCGGCGCGTTATCGCGACCGTGCCGCCGAGGCCGAGGAGATCCTGCGCCGCGGTCAGCGCGACGGCGAGGTGCGCGACGACATCGACCCTGCGTCGGCGGCACGACTGATCAGCGCTGTCATGGACGGCATCCAGCTCCAATGGCTCCTGGACGAGTCCGTCGACATGGTTTCCCTGTTCGAGGAGTTCGTGGGACGCTACCTCCACCCGGCCGATCCGCTCAGTCGCGCGCCGTCTGCAGCAGCGCCCACAGCTCCGCCCGAGCCGGGAACGACGACAGGTCGATCCCCAGCAGTGCCCCCGACTGCGTGATGCGGGATCTCAGGGTGTGCCGGTGCACTCCCAGTGCGGCAGCGGCAGGATCGACGCGGGCGTCGTGCTCCAGCCAGGTGCGCAGTGAGCCCTCCAGATCGGAGCCCGATCGCGCGTCATGGTCTCGCAGAGGGGCCAGGCGGGACTCGGCCACCAGCCGCGCCTCATCCGTCGCCAGAGCGCTGAGGATGCTGGACCCCACCGTGTCCGCATAGCGGAAGACCCCTGCATCCGCCTGCTGACGGAGAGCCGCCAGTGCCTGAGCGTGTGCACGGGCGAAGGCATCGTACGACTCCGAGCCTGATGCGCCGATGCGGATGCCGAAGCGCGTGGCCACCTCGTCGAGCAGGGCGTCGTCGGCGACCGAGACGCACATCACGACGCCCTCCGTCGACTCGGCGAGGAAGCTCGGGGTGCCGTGCTCGATGCGGCGCCGCTCCCACCAGTCCGTCAGTGGACCGGCCGGGGCGTCGGCAGCGACCGCGACCGTGACCGGTGCTGAGGGGAGTCCGCCGAGCACCTTCCTGGCGAGGGCCGGCTCGTTCTCGAGCAGCGATCCGAGCAACTGCGAGTACAGGCGCCGCCGACTGCGCGCCAGCTGGTCGCTCTGCTCGAGGGCGAGCCCCGCCATCGCGATCACCGAGGTCACGACGGTGCGCGCCTCGGGATCGAGGGCGTCGACGGCGAGCGCGATCACGCCGCGCAACTGCCCGCCGCGTCCGACCGTGAAGAGCATGAACGTCCAGCCGTCGATCGTCAGCGACTGCCCGGCCTCGAGCCCTCTGTTGAGGATCTCGGTGGCGCGCTCGCCGAGGGCTGTCAGCCTGCTCGACGGTGCCGAGGTGCGCGGGTGCGAGAGATTCAGCGCCCCGGAGGCGTCGAACATGCCGACCCAGGCACCCAGCCGGCGGCCGAGCTCGGCGAGCGTGGCGTCGAGGCCGTGCGGGCGGAGCGCCGCGAGAGCGAGCGCGCGTTGCGCATCCAGGGCCCACGACCGGCGGGCGTACGCCTGCGCGGCGATCGCCTCGGAGTGCGCGCGGGCGATCGCGATGAACGGAGTGAGGTAGGGCACCTCGAACAGGGGGATGCCTCGGCTCCGGCATTCTGCGACGAGCTCGTCGGGGATCCCCGCGCGGTGCACCTCGGTGCCGTAGCCGAGACCGCGCACCCCCCGGTCGGCCAGTCGACTCACGTACAAGTCGATCGCCGTGTCGGCGTCGAGCTGGGTGCCGGTCGTGAGCAGGGCGAGGTCCTCCGCGAGGAAGGGAGTGGGGTCGGCGAGGTCGGAGCTGTGCACCCAGCGCAGCGGCTGGTCGAGGGCTCCGGGGGGAAGATCCTCCTCGGGCGACACGAGACGCAGGCCCAGGTCTCGACGGCTCAGCAGCGCGCGCAGTGTCGGCTGCTCCGTGACATCCATGCCCGTCTCCCTCTGTCGTGAGTACGCCTGCTCTGTACAGCGCGGCGATACTCTGGGAGAGATTGTACAGTTCGGCGAATGCATCCGGCTGCTCTCCGGTCGTACGCTCGCCCACATGGCACTCCTCGACACCGCAGCTGTTGCAACTCCCCTCGGCGGACCCGACCTTCCCCAGGAGCGTCGCCTCGTGACCGAGCTCCCCGGCCCCCGATCGGCCGAGATCCTCGCCCGCAAGGCAGACGCCGTGGCCGCAGGCGTCGGGCACACCGTTCCCGTCGCGGCCGTCGCCGCCGGCGGCGGTGTCGTCGTCGACGCGGACGGCAACTCGCTCATCGACCTCGGCTCCGGCATCGCCGTGACGACGGTCGGCAACGCGCACCCCAAGGTCGCCGCCGCGGTGGCCGCGCAGGCCGCCCAGTTCACGCACACCTGCTTCATGATCTCGCCGTACGAGTCGTACATCGGCGTCGCCGAAGCGCTCAACCGGCTCACCCCGGGCGACTTCGCCAAGAAGAGCGCACTGTTCAACTCCGGTGCCGAAGCCGTCGAGAACGCGATCAAGATCGCCCGCAAGCACACCGGTCGCCAGGCCGTCGTCGCGTTCGACCACGGCTACCACGGCCGCACCAACCTCACGATGGCGCTGACGGCGAAGTCGATGCCGTATAAGAGCGGCTTCGGCCCGTTCGCCCCCGAGGTGTACCGTGCGCCGATGTCGTACCCCTTCCGCGACGGGCTCGAGGGCGGCGAGGCCGCTGCCCGCGTCATCCTGCAGCTCGAGAAGCAGATCGGCGCCGATAACCTCGCCGCCGTCATCATCGAGCCGATCCAGGGCGAGGGCGGATTCATCGTCCCGGCCGAGGGCTTCCTCCCCGCGATCCTCGACTGGTGCCGCGCGAACGGCGTCGTCTTCATCGCCGACGAGGTGCAGACCGGGTTCGCGCGCACCGGACACATGTTCGCCAGCGAGATCTTCGGCATCGAGCCCGACCTCATCACCACGGCCAAGGGCATCGCCGGCGGTCTGCCGCTCGCCGCCGTCACCGGGCGCTCCGAGATCATGGACGCCTCGCACGCCGGCGGCCTCGGGGGCACCTACGGAGGCAACCCGATCGCGTGCGCCGCCGCGCTCGCCGCCATCGACGTCTTCGAGAACGACGGGGTCATCGAGCGCGCCCGCGAGATCGGCGAGATCCTCACGGCACGCCTCGGCGCGATCCAGGAGAAGGATGCCCGCATCGGCGACATCCGCGGACACGGCGCGATGATCGCCGCCGAGTTCGTCGACCCGGAGACCAAGGCGCCCGACGCCGCGCTCACCGCGGCCGTCGCCAAGGCCTGCGTCGCCCAGGGCGTCATCGTCCTCACCTGCGGCACCTACGGCAACGTCATCCGCTTCCTGCCTCCGCTCTCGATCGGCGACGACCTGCTGAACGAGGGCCTCGACGTGGTCGCGGCCGCGCTGGCCCAGGCCTGAGACAGACCCGGTCGCGGGGAACCGCGACCCGAACACACGTCCGGTCGTGACTCGTATCGGGGGATTTCGAGTCACGACCGGCACATTTTTTCCAACGAAGGAGATGCAGATGGCTGAGATCACTCGCGACGTGCTGATCGTCGGAGCCGGAGCCGCAGGGCTCACCGCGGCGAACGACCTGCGCAAGGCAGGCCTGTCGGTCGCCGTCCTCGAGGCACGCGACCGTGTCGGCGGGCGACTGTGGACCGATGTCATCGAGGGCGCCATGCTCGAGATCGGCGGGCAGTGGGTGTCGCCCGACCAGGATGCACTCAAGGACACCATCGAGGAACTGGGGCTCGAGACGTACAGCCGCTACCGCGAGGGCGACAGCGTGTACGTGGGCCCTGACGGCCAGGCGCACCGATTCACCGGCGAGATGTTCCCGGTGTCGGCGGAGACCGAGGCGGTCATCGCCGAGATCACCGAGCGTCTCGACGGCATGGTCGCCGAGATCGACCCGGACCGCCCGTGGGAGCACCCGCTCGCCCAGGAGTGGGACTCGATCACCTGGGACGCCTGGCTCCGCGTGCAGACCGACGACGACGAGGCCGTCCGCAACCTCGCCTTCGCCACCGGCTCCGCGATGCTCACCAAGCCCACGCACAGCTTCTCGCTGCTCCAGTCGCTGCTGATGGCCGCATCCGCCGGTTCGTACTCGAACCTCGTCGACGCGGATTTCATCCTCGACAAGCGTGTGGTGGGCGGCCTGCAGAAGGTGCCGCTGCTGCTCGCCGAGCGCCTCGGCGACGACGTGCTCCTGAACCAGCCGGTGCGCTCGCTCGAATGGGGCGACGAGGGCGTCACCGCCACGACCGACGACACCACCGTGCGCGCCCGGTTCGCGATCCTCGCCCACGCGCCGGTGCTGTACAGCCG
This genomic interval from Microbacterium hydrocarbonoxydans contains the following:
- a CDS encoding TetR/AcrR family transcriptional regulator; its protein translation is MSTDERPAAGRGPRGPYATGQARRQAIVDEALAVFSRTGFNGGSLREIAKRVGMTPAGLLHHFAGKEELFAEVLHQRDEKVREAAGDPAEHTLVEQARRVVAHNQTSRGLTSLYAIVSAEAVDPEHPSHADFAARYRDRAAEAEEILRRGQRDGEVRDDIDPASAARLISAVMDGIQLQWLLDESVDMVSLFEEFVGRYLHPADPLSRAPSAAAPTAPPEPGTTTGRSPAVPPTA
- a CDS encoding flavin monoamine oxidase family protein, encoding MAEITRDVLIVGAGAAGLTAANDLRKAGLSVAVLEARDRVGGRLWTDVIEGAMLEIGGQWVSPDQDALKDTIEELGLETYSRYREGDSVYVGPDGQAHRFTGEMFPVSAETEAVIAEITERLDGMVAEIDPDRPWEHPLAQEWDSITWDAWLRVQTDDDEAVRNLAFATGSAMLTKPTHSFSLLQSLLMAASAGSYSNLVDADFILDKRVVGGLQKVPLLLAERLGDDVLLNQPVRSLEWGDEGVTATTDDTTVRARFAILAHAPVLYSRIAFVPPLPRRQHQLHQHLSMGFVIKVHAVYERPFWREQGLSATAFSPYEIVHEAYDNTNHGDERGTLVGFVSDQNADGVFELSAEERKQRILESLSHYYGDEAKNPVVYYESDWGSEEWTRGAYAASFDMGGLHRYGADLRSAVGPIHFACSDMAGAGYQHVDGAIRMGHLAAANIVESSRTAGDKVEVG
- a CDS encoding glucoamylase family protein — protein: MKRWMSTLAAIGLVVSAVGLAGPAAAGGGRPGTAELNRWAADTWRSLDAMTDEQTGLPSDNITGDLQTPGAYTSPTNIGGYLWSTVTARDLGIISDDEASSRLSTTLDTLANLERNEASGMFYNWYSPTTGEKLTTWPDSGDPVHPFLSTVDNGWLAAALRIVREAEPELASEADALYDSMDFAAFFDPEGAAGLPAGTNRGGFWDAAPPDCSVEAPMYNGSGETAYYTCHHYDTTVSESRIATYLGIANGQIPATALYGTHRTMPPGCDWAWQEQLPQGEVRTYDGVEVWEGTYSYDGMSFVPSWGGSMFESLMPDLLVPETKWGPRSWKLNHPITVAVQKQHGLEEAGYGYWGFSPASDPFGGYAEYGVDVAGMRSDGYTSDAEKTDVDIDRPGCATGTNPAPEFGDGVVTPHAAFLALPYDRKGALKNLEGIEDELGAYGPGGFYDAVAVHSGTIADRYLSLDQSMIMAAIGNELTKDTLKAYFVDREMEQRLRPAMTQQVFGSSWGAGGGHKG
- the gabT gene encoding 4-aminobutyrate--2-oxoglutarate transaminase, which translates into the protein MALLDTAAVATPLGGPDLPQERRLVTELPGPRSAEILARKADAVAAGVGHTVPVAAVAAGGGVVVDADGNSLIDLGSGIAVTTVGNAHPKVAAAVAAQAAQFTHTCFMISPYESYIGVAEALNRLTPGDFAKKSALFNSGAEAVENAIKIARKHTGRQAVVAFDHGYHGRTNLTMALTAKSMPYKSGFGPFAPEVYRAPMSYPFRDGLEGGEAAARVILQLEKQIGADNLAAVIIEPIQGEGGFIVPAEGFLPAILDWCRANGVVFIADEVQTGFARTGHMFASEIFGIEPDLITTAKGIAGGLPLAAVTGRSEIMDASHAGGLGGTYGGNPIACAAALAAIDVFENDGVIERAREIGEILTARLGAIQEKDARIGDIRGHGAMIAAEFVDPETKAPDAALTAAVAKACVAQGVIVLTCGTYGNVIRFLPPLSIGDDLLNEGLDVVAAALAQA
- a CDS encoding PucR family transcriptional regulator; protein product: MDVTEQPTLRALLSRRDLGLRLVSPEEDLPPGALDQPLRWVHSSDLADPTPFLAEDLALLTTGTQLDADTAIDLYVSRLADRGVRGLGYGTEVHRAGIPDELVAECRSRGIPLFEVPYLTPFIAIARAHSEAIAAQAYARRSWALDAQRALALAALRPHGLDATLAELGRRLGAWVGMFDASGALNLSHPRTSAPSSRLTALGERATEILNRGLEAGQSLTIDGWTFMLFTVGRGGQLRGVIALAVDALDPEARTVVTSVIAMAGLALEQSDQLARSRRRLYSQLLGSLLENEPALARKVLGGLPSAPVTVAVAADAPAGPLTDWWERRRIEHGTPSFLAESTEGVVMCVSVADDALLDEVATRFGIRIGASGSESYDAFARAHAQALAALRQQADAGVFRYADTVGSSILSALATDEARLVAESRLAPLRDHDARSGSDLEGSLRTWLEHDARVDPAAAALGVHRHTLRSRITQSGALLGIDLSSFPARAELWALLQTARD